In one Mauremys mutica isolate MM-2020 ecotype Southern chromosome 3, ASM2049712v1, whole genome shotgun sequence genomic region, the following are encoded:
- the CCDC85A gene encoding coiled-coil domain-containing protein 85A isoform X6, with protein MSKAADSGGAAPAEDLSKVSDEELLKWSKEELIRSLRRAEAEKMSAMLDHSNLIREVNRRLQLHLGEIRGLKDINQKLQEDNQELRDLCCFLDDDRQKGKKVSREWQRLGRYSAGVMHKEVALYLQKLKELEVRQEEVVKENMELKELCVLLDEEKSGGAGSRSSIDSQISLCQLNATSSYIRDVGDGSSTSSTGSTDSPDHHKHHPNTSPEHLQKSRGEGSPEHQKHRSVSPEHLQKPKSSGSPDHQKHLKGPSPEHHKNVGKGSPEQQKHTSSSPETLPKHILSSSPEHFQKHRPSSSPEHQKHSSGSPEHLQKHTLSGSTEHLQKVRGTSPEHLKQHYGGSPEHLKHLSGGSREGTLRRQVADDMSPHHRSVYNGMNGALEFGVSNGKRVKSCTMAFWENIFDRMRLLNLLNHS; from the exons ATGTCTAAGGCGGCGGACAGCGGCGGGGCGGCCCCAGCCGAGGACCTGTCCAAGGTGTCCGACGAGGAGCTGCTGAAGTGGAGCAAGGAGGAGCTGATCCGCAGCCTGCGCAGGGCCGAGGCGGAGAAGATGAGCGCGATGCTGGACCACAGCAACCTCATCCGGGAGGTGAACCGCCGCCTGCAGCTCCACCTCGGCGAGATCCGCGGCCTCAag gaTATCAATCAGAAGTTGCAAGAAGATAACCAAGAACTGAGAGACCTTTGCTGTTTTCTCGATGATGATAGGCAGAAAGGCAAGAAGGTATCACGAGAGTGGCAGAGATTGGGCAGGTACAGTGCTGGGGTTATGCACAAAGAGGTTGCCTTATATTTACAGAAACTGAAAGAATTGGAAGTGAGACAAGAAGAAGTGGTTAAAGAAAACATGGAACTGAAAGAACTGTGTGTTTTGCTGGATGAAGAGAAAAGTGGTGGAGCAGGCAGCAGGAGTTCCATTGACAGCCAAATCAGCCTCTGCCAGCTAAATGCAACAAGTTCTTACATACGAGATGTTGGTGATGGGAGCAGCACCTCTAGCACTGGAAGTACAGACAGTCCAGACCATCATAAACACCATCCAAATACCAGTCCTGAACATCTCCAAAAAAGTAGGGGCGAGGGAAGCCCTGAGCATCAAAAACATAGGAGTGTTAGCCCAGAGCATCTCCAAAAACCTAAGAGTTCTGGAAGTCCTGATCACCAGAAGCATCTAAAAGGACCAAGTCCAGAACATCATAAAAACGTTGGCAAAGGTAGTCCTGAACAGCAAAAGCACACCAGTAGTAGTCCAGAAACTCTTCCAAAGCACATTTTAAGTAGTAGccctgaacattttcaaaaacatagGCCTAGTAGTAGCCCAGAGCATCAAAAGCACAGCAGTGGCAGCCCCGAGCATCTTCAAAAACACACATTGAGTGGAAGCACAGAACATCTCCAGAAAGTGAGAGGGACAAGCCCTGAGCATCTCAAACAACATTATGGGGGGAGTCCAGAGCATCTCAAACATCTCAGTGGAGGCAGCAGAGAAGGTACCCTAAGGAGACAAGTAGCAGATGATATGTCACCTCATCACAGGAGTGTATACAATGGAATGAATG
- the CCDC85A gene encoding coiled-coil domain-containing protein 85A isoform X7, protein MSKAADSGGAAPAEDLSKVSDEELLKWSKEELIRSLRRAEAEKMSAMLDHSNLIREVNRRLQLHLGEIRGLKDINQKLQEDNQELRDLCCFLDDDRQKGKKVSREWQRLGRYSAGVMHKEVALYLQKLKELEVRQEEVVKENMELKELCVLLDEEKSGGAGSRSSIDSQISLCQLNATSSYIRDVGDGSSTSSTGSTDSPDHHKHHPNTSPEHLQKSRGEGSPEHQKHRSVSPEHLQKPKSSGSPDHQKHLKGPSPEHHKNVGKGSPEQQKHTSSSPETLPKHILSSSPEHFQKHRPSSSPEHQKHSSGSPEHLQKHTLSGSTEHLQKVRGTSPEHLKQHYGGSPEHLKHLSGGSREGTLRRQVADDMSPHHRSVYNGMNGCVAEAWRCCRFMSWN, encoded by the exons ATGTCTAAGGCGGCGGACAGCGGCGGGGCGGCCCCAGCCGAGGACCTGTCCAAGGTGTCCGACGAGGAGCTGCTGAAGTGGAGCAAGGAGGAGCTGATCCGCAGCCTGCGCAGGGCCGAGGCGGAGAAGATGAGCGCGATGCTGGACCACAGCAACCTCATCCGGGAGGTGAACCGCCGCCTGCAGCTCCACCTCGGCGAGATCCGCGGCCTCAag gaTATCAATCAGAAGTTGCAAGAAGATAACCAAGAACTGAGAGACCTTTGCTGTTTTCTCGATGATGATAGGCAGAAAGGCAAGAAGGTATCACGAGAGTGGCAGAGATTGGGCAGGTACAGTGCTGGGGTTATGCACAAAGAGGTTGCCTTATATTTACAGAAACTGAAAGAATTGGAAGTGAGACAAGAAGAAGTGGTTAAAGAAAACATGGAACTGAAAGAACTGTGTGTTTTGCTGGATGAAGAGAAAAGTGGTGGAGCAGGCAGCAGGAGTTCCATTGACAGCCAAATCAGCCTCTGCCAGCTAAATGCAACAAGTTCTTACATACGAGATGTTGGTGATGGGAGCAGCACCTCTAGCACTGGAAGTACAGACAGTCCAGACCATCATAAACACCATCCAAATACCAGTCCTGAACATCTCCAAAAAAGTAGGGGCGAGGGAAGCCCTGAGCATCAAAAACATAGGAGTGTTAGCCCAGAGCATCTCCAAAAACCTAAGAGTTCTGGAAGTCCTGATCACCAGAAGCATCTAAAAGGACCAAGTCCAGAACATCATAAAAACGTTGGCAAAGGTAGTCCTGAACAGCAAAAGCACACCAGTAGTAGTCCAGAAACTCTTCCAAAGCACATTTTAAGTAGTAGccctgaacattttcaaaaacatagGCCTAGTAGTAGCCCAGAGCATCAAAAGCACAGCAGTGGCAGCCCCGAGCATCTTCAAAAACACACATTGAGTGGAAGCACAGAACATCTCCAGAAAGTGAGAGGGACAAGCCCTGAGCATCTCAAACAACATTATGGGGGGAGTCCAGAGCATCTCAAACATCTCAGTGGAGGCAGCAGAGAAGGTACCCTAAGGAGACAAGTAGCAGATGATATGTCACCTCATCACAGGAGTGTATACAATGGAATGAATG